From a single Lytechinus variegatus isolate NC3 chromosome 9, Lvar_3.0, whole genome shotgun sequence genomic region:
- the LOC121421116 gene encoding phosphatidylserine synthase 2-like, producing the protein MDRTTPRDGRLDVLQRVRKMVDELEEPLQPQKPFSSREEEEENTRFTSNQTDVYDDGTNTFFWRAHSITVLVGMLAALLYVAVLEDVKLDTAFNTKRGMFACVIAFCLFGMTQAKDGPFKRPHPAIWRFFLCLSVIYELFLVFILFQSVDDARQLISYIDSDLGKELPEKTYAEDCSFYTPGHPEGAFHNFWEKWDIFVLAHVLGWYIKMLMIRDYWLCTILSISFEVMEYSFEHQLNNFGECWWDHWIMDFLVCNGLGIWLGMVTLNYLNIKTYSWRGLYHIPTYGGKLKRMILQFTPYSWTRFEWRPTENLNRWLAVLAICTLWTLSELNTFYLKTVLWIPPPHFINWSRLFILCPVGCVALRETYQYIEDPNCKKFGQQSWVLVAIIFSETLISVKFQFDVITKPFPRPVAIAWLVFFLALVLWTVWRFCIWSPSRWRSTSNPTDPKDTAEDSGRADGQEKAVTRTVKTTKLVSSVTKSSSASSRTVGPDGDGVDNGVENRGSPYATRSKKRVINGKS; encoded by the exons ATGGATAGGACAACGCCAAGAGATGGGCGCTTGGACGTGCTTCAGAGAGTCCGAAAAATGGTTGATGAGCTGGAGGAACCGCTTCAACCGCAGAAGCCATTTTCAtcaagagaagaagaagaggagaataCAAGATTTACAAGCAACCAGACagatgtttatgatgatgggACCAACACGTTCTTCTG GCGAGCCCACTCAATCACAGTATTGGTTGGAATGTTAGCAGCTCTGCTTTACGTTGCTGTGTTGGAAGATGTCAAGCTTGACACGGCCTTTAATACGAAGAG AGGCATGTTTGCGTGTGTGATAGCATTCTGTTTATTTGGAATGACTCAGGCCAAGGACGGACCTTTCAAACGACCTCATCCTGCAATCTGGCGATTCTTTCTGTGCCTTAGCGTCATCTACGAGCTCTTTCTTGTCTTTATATTATTCCAG TCTGTAGATGATGCAAGACAGCTGATTAGTTACATTGATTCAGACCTCGGAAAAGAACTTCCAGAGAAGACTTACGCTGAGGATTGCAGCTTTTACACACCAGGACACCCAGAGGGCGCTTTCCATAATTTCTGG GAAAAATGGGACATATTTGTTTTGGCTCATGTGCTTGGATGGTACATAAAG ATGCTTATGATAAGAGATTACTGGCTATGTACCATATTGAGTATATCGTTTGAGGTCATGGAATACAGCTTCGAACATCAACTCAATAACTTTGGGGAATGCTGGTGGGATCAT TGGATCATGGATTTCCTTGTCTGCAATGGGCTTGGAATCTGGCTCGGTATGGTGACTCTCAACTATCTCAACATCAAGACTTACAGCTGGAGAGGCCTTTATCACATTCCAACATACGG GGGAAAGTTAAAACGGATGATCCTTCAGTTTACACCGTACAGCTGGACAAGATTTGAATGGAGACCAACGGAGAATCTCAACAGATGGCTAGCAGTATTAGCCATCTGTACTCTG tGGACACTGTCGGAGTTGAACACATTTTACCTAAAGACCGTTCTATGGATACCACCACCCCACTTCATTAACTGGTCTCGTTTATTCATCCTCTGTCCTGTCGGCTGTGTGGCGTTGAGGGAGACATATCAGTACATCGAAGATCC GAACTGCAAGAAGTTTGGCCAGCAGTCCTGGGTACTAGTTGCTATCATCTTCAGCGAGACGCTCATCTCGGTCAAGTTCCAGTTTGACGTCATCACCAAGCCCTTCCCCCGTCCCGTTGCCATCGCCTGGTTAGTCTTCTTCCTAGCTCTGGTCCTCTGGACAGTCTGGCGATTCTGTATCTGGTCCCCAAGCCGATGGCGCAGCACCAGCAACCCCACGGACCCCAAGGACACCGCCGAAGACAGCGGCCGAGCGGACGGACAAGAGAAGGCGGTCACTCGGACGGTCAAGACCACCAAGCTGGTCAGCTCGGTCACCAAAAGCAGCTCGGCTTCCTCCCGGACTGTCGGACCGGACGGGGACGGCGTCGACAACGGTGTGGAGAATCGAGGTAGCCCCTATGCAACCAGGTCGAAGAAACGGGTCATAAACGGGAAGTCATGA